One region of Mugil cephalus isolate CIBA_MC_2020 chromosome 17, CIBA_Mcephalus_1.1, whole genome shotgun sequence genomic DNA includes:
- the id2a gene encoding DNA-binding protein inhibitor ID-2a yields the protein MKAISPVRSFRKNNANLSEHSLGISRSKTPVDDPLSLLYNMNDCYSKLKELVPSIPQNKNVSKMEILQHVIDYILDLQIALDSSVALTSLHHPARPGQTPSRTPLTTLNTDISILSLQSPELPSELMTDDSRTLHR from the exons atgaaagcaataaGCCCCGTGCGGTCCTTCCGGAAAAACAACGCGAATTTATCAGAGCACTCCTTGGGAATCTCTCGGAGCAAGACCCCGGTGGATGACCCGCTCAGCCTGCTGTACAACATGAACGACTGCTACTCCAAGCTGAAGGAGCTGGTGCCCAGCATCCCCCAGAACAAGAACGTCAGCAAGATGGAAATCCTGCAGCATGTCATCGACTACATCCTGGACCTGCAGATTGCGCTGGACTCCAGTGTCGCACTAACCAGCCTGCATCACCCTGCGCGGCCGGGGCAGACTCCATCCCGGACCCCCCTGACCACCCTCAACACAGATATCAGCATCTTGTCATTACAG tcccCGGAGTTGCCATCAGAGCTGATGACAGATGACAGCCGGACTCTGCATCGTTAA